The window AGCGCGGCTGCGGAGCCGGTAGCGGACGCTGTCGAGGCCGAGACCGAGCAGGCCGCTGCAGCGGATGCTGTGGAGGACGCGCCGAAGCGGCCGATGGGCAAGGGTGCGCGGGCGAAGGGTGCTGTGTCCGAGAACGCGGAAACTGCGCCTGACCTCGAAGCGGAAACACCGGCCGCCGAGGCGGATCCGGCGCCGGCGGATTCCGAGGCGTCGGAGGACGAGTCGACGCCCGAGGTCTCGGAACCCGAAGCGACTGAGCCTCAGGCCGAAGCCGAAGTCGAGGCCGACCCCGAGCCCGAGCCCGTCGTGATGGTCCCGCACCGGCCCGCCGGGCGGGGAGTGCTGATCGCCACGGCCGTCGCGTCGGTGGTGTTCGTCGGGGCGAGCGGCTTCGCCGCGGCAATGGCGCAGCCTTACCTGTCTGAAAGGGCGCTGGTGCAGACGAAGCTCACGATCGCGCGCACCGCGACCGACGCGATCACCACGTTGTGGTCCTACACGCCGGAGGACATGAGCTCGCTCGCCGAGCGGGCGTCGGCGTACCTGACCGGTGATTTCGCTGCCGAGTACCGCCGCTATATCGATGCGATCGTCGAGGCCAACAAGCAGGCGCAGGTCACCAACACCACGCAGGTGATGGGTGCGGCCGTGGAATCGGTGTCGCCGCCGTCGATTCCGACCGAGGCGACCGCTCTGGTCTACACGAACTCGGTGGCCACCAGTCCGGTGACGAAGAACATCCCGTCGCTGCGCTACCTGTCCTACCGGCTGACGATGAACCGCGATGGGGGCGAGTGGCGCATCACCCGGATGTCGACGATCACGTCCTTCGATCTGACACCGCAGCTGTAATCGGGCCCTATCGCCGTGGCGTTCCCCTCACCGGTGTCGCGGAGGCAAACGGTTATCGCGCTGCTGTTGCTGACATTCACCACGGGGCTGGTCGATGCGGTCAGCGTGCTGGTGCTGGGACATGTGTTCGTCGCGAACATTACCGGAACGTTGTGTTCCTCGGCTTTTTGGTACGTGCCACATTCCGGGGGTGGACCTCACTGCAGCGCTGGTCGCGTTCGTCGGCTTCTTCGACGGGACGATCATCGGCGGGCGATTGTCACGCCACCTCGACAGCAATGTGCGGGTGTGGCTGACGACGGCGCTGGGACTCGAGGTCGTTGCGCTCGCGGTGCTCGCTGCCGTTGCCGGGGCCGGTCTGGTGCACTATCACGACTACTCCAAGCTGATCCTGATCGTCGGGCTCGCAGTGGTTTCGGCAGCCAGAACGCAACCGCCCGGCAGTTTGGCATCCAGGTGCGCGCCACGGTTCTGTCGCCCATATTCGCCTGAATCATTGCGGCCGCTATTTCGTGCGGGTGGGTGTGCTTCTCACTCCCTTGCCAGTCCTGATAATCACGATCAGGGGAATGAATCGAGAGCAGAAATCGCGGGCACTGATGGACAGTGGGTTCGGCAGCAGAAGGTTTCACCGCGCAGCATCGAAGACTTCCGGTCCGTCGTCGAATCCGACCGCATATTTCAACTCTGATGCGTTGCACGAAGAAGATCAGGGCGCGATCCGTTTCGTTCTGCTCTGACGGCGGCTGACGGTTCGGGCGCAAAACAAATCTCAGTTGAGTGCAACATCAGCCTCATTCATGATTAACCCCTGGGGGAAGGTGGCGATGTGCGGTGATCAGCTGCCTGCATGATCAAGATGGCCTAGCATCTCCAGCCATGCGGGGGAGGGTTCGGGCTGTGACGACATCTGTCATCGGCATTGCATGCGGCACGTCGATCGCTGCCGTGCGGCGGCAATGGAATAACTTCACCAATAACCGTCACCGAGACAAAGCTGGTCACAATCACAGCGACAGTAGCGCCATCTGCGTCCCACCCTCAACCCCCACCAACGCCCAGGGGGCCGTCCACCTCCATCCCCGGGGACGGCACCCTCATGGTTGGGACCGACATGGCGCCTGGGGTCTACAGGAGTGCAGGCCCCGCAAGCGGTTCGCCGTTTTGCAGCTGGGCACGCCTGAACAAGCTGAGCGGCATTACCGATTTCGACGCGCGGCGATCCTGCGAGGTAATAACACCGGTCAAGGCGTAGTGACGTTTGAACCGAGCGATGTCGCTTCCGCCACCCAGACGTGTCAAACGTGGCAGAAGGTCGGCTAAGAGTTGATCAGCGCAGAACTTTCAGAGGGGATGTAATTGTGAGTCAATCGCCATCACCTGCGCCTGGCTGGTACCCCGACCCGTTGAATCCTGGAAAGCAGATTTACTGGGACGGCGCTTCGTGGGGCGAACCGGTTGGCGTGCCGGACAATTCAAGTAATGCCAAGAAGACGGGTGTTGCGATCGGCGTCTGTGTGCTGGCAGTCGTCGGACTTGTGATGTCAATGCAGTCGGTCAGCCTGATGACCGGCTCGGGGCCGGTGTGGACCGGTGTTGCAGTGGTGGGAGTCGCCACAGCTATCGCGTTTTTCATGGGTGCTGCTACCTGGGTCCGTGTCTTAGCCTGCGTGCTCTTGGCGTTGTCGCTCGTAAACGGCTTCTACATCGAGAGCCAGATGTCCGAAAAGCGTGACGAGTTGACACGGGTGTTCGACAACTAGCCAGGCTGCGTCCAGCGGATCGCTCACCGGCGATCTCTTGCCGGTCTAGTGAATCAGTTCGGGTTCCGTGAAAGTATTACCGTCCGAATGTGATTGTCCGATGGGGGGATTGATGCGTGCGTAGGCGATGACTGGAGTTGGAAGCGGAGCGCTGCTCGTCATCGGTTGCGGCGGGAACCCTGACGGTGGTTCTTCGTTAACTGTCCTCGCAGCGGCTGTGCCTTCCACCGTTACGATTGTCGCCTGCCATGAGGATGGGACCAGTGTGACCTGATTTTTGCCAGGGTGATGGGACCACCTGGATTGCCAGTTATGGGACCACCGGCGCGTCGCGTCGGTGGTCTTTTCATTTGTTCGTTCGATCGCCGTGACAGCTCAAGTCACGGAGGTCGCCGGCATGGCTTTTCGGGAGGTCAGTGTGAACGAGATCAGGGAAGTTCTGCGGGTGTGGCTGGGCGTGGCGGGGTTACCGGCGCCGGGGTACCGGACGATCGCCGCGCATTGCGGTGTGGATCGCAAAACGGTGCGCCGTTACGTCGAGGCCGCCCACGCGGCCGGTCTGCGCCGCGGCGACGACGCCGGCGCGATCGACGACGGTCTGATCGGGATGGTCGCCGAAGCGGTGCGCCCGGTTCGCCCCGATGGTCACGGCGCGGCGTGGGAGCAGTTATTGGGGTTCGAGGATCAGATCACCAAGTGGGTGGCCGGCTCTGGTGAGCAGCGGCCGTTGACAGTGACCAAGATCCACACTCTGCTGGGAAGGCAGGGCTGTGTGGTGCCGTATCGGACGTTGCACCGATTCGCCAGCCAGCGTTGCGGTTTCGGCCGCAAAGATCTCACGGTGCGGGTCGCTGATGGTGATCCCGGGGTGGAGTGCCAGGTCGACTTCGGCTATCTGGGGATGCTCACTGACGTCGATGATGGGCGCCGCCGCAAGGTGCATGCGCTGATCTTCACCGCGGTGTACTCCCGGCACATGTTTGTGTGGCTGTCCTACTCGCAGACTCTGGCCGCGGTGATCGCCGGCTGCGAGGCGGCCTGGGAGTTCTTCGGCGGCGTGTTCGCCGTGCTGATCCCCGACAACCTCAAACCGGTGATCGCCGCCGCCGATGCGGTCAACCCGCAGTTCAGCCAGGGCTGGCTGGACTACGCCGGGCATGTCGGGTTCCTGACCGACCCGGCGCGGGTGGCCTCGCCGAAGGACAAGCCGCGAGTGGAACGCGCCGTGCAGTACGTGCGCCGAAACTTCTGGGACGGTGAAACATTCACCAGCCTGGCCCATGCGCAGCAGGCGGCGACGGTGTGGTGTCGTGACACCGCGGGCACCCGCACACACGGCACCATCTGCGCTCGTCCGCTGGAGGTGTTCACCGCCGAGGAACAGTCCCGGCTGTTGCCGGTGCCAGGGGTTTATGACGTGCCGGTGTTCAAGACGGTCAAGGTGCACCGCGATTTCCACGCCGAGGTCGCCAAGGCGCTGTATTCGCTGCCCGAGTGCTGGATCGGTCAGTACCTGGACGTGCGGGCCGACACCGAGTTGGTGAAGTTCTATCGCCGCGGCGTGCTGGTCAAGGTCCATCCTCGCCAGCCGGCCGGTGGGCGCAGCACCGACCCCGCTGATCTGCCCGAACACAAGACCGGCTACGCGCTGCGCGATGTGACGACATTGATCGCCACCTGCGCCGCGCACGGCCCCAACGTCGGGATCTACGCCGAACGCATCCTCGATGACCGGCTGCCCTGGACGAAGATGCGCACCGTCTACCGGCTGCTGGGCCTGGTGCGCCGCTACGGCGCCGACCGGGTCGAACAGGCCTGCGCACTGTCGCTGGATCTTGATGTCGTCTCGGTGAACAAGATCGCCTCCATGCTCGAGCGTGCCACCGAGACCAGCACACCCGCGCTGCCGAAGGCCGTCCGCCACACCGCCACCCGCTTCGCCCGCGATCCATCCGAATTCAGCTCCACCCCAACACCATTGACCATCATCACGACCACCGTTGCCGAGGAGAACCGCTGACATGACCACCACCGCCCGTGGCGCCACCGACCCGATCGGCGCTGACCTGCTCCGACTGCTCAAGACCCTCAAACTCGGCGCGATGGCCGACACCCTGCCCGAACGCGCCGCTCTGGCCCGCCAACACAAACTCAGTCACATCGGGTTCCTGGAAACGCTGCTGGCCGACGAGGTCTCCCGACGCGAATCCCGCTCCGCCGCGTTGCGGGCGACCAAAGCCGGACTCGACCCCACCATGCGGTTTGATACCTGGACCGCACACGAGGACCTGCGCTATGACCGCACCCTGCTGGGGGATCTGACCTCACTGCGGTTCCTCGACGCCGGCCAGTCCGCGATCGTCCTCGGGCCCGTTGGTGTTGGCAAGACGCATCTGGCAACAGCATTGGGACACATGGCCATTCGACGCAGACACACCGTAGTCTTCGGCCGGGCCGACAAACTGTTCACCCGACTGCGCGCCGCAAGGCTCGACCACACCGTCGACGCCGAGATCCGCCGCCTGGCCGCCGTCGACGTCCTCATCATCGACGACTTCGCGCTACGCCCGCTCGACGCCACCGAAACCAGCGACTTCTACGAAATCGTCGTCGAGCGCCACCGCGCCAAGACCACCATCGTGACGTCGAACCGCGAGCCCGCTGAATGGCTGACCATGACCGCCGACACCCTGCTGGCTCAATCAGCCATCGACCGGCTGACCTCCGCCGCGCACACCCTGGTCATCGAAGGACCGTCCTACCGCCAACGGACCCGGCCCCAGCTTGACCCAGACCCCGCCGACGAGCATCCTCAGTAACGCGCCACGGTGGTCCCATCCCCCTGGCAATCAGGTGGTCCCATCACCCTGGCAAGCGACAACGATCATTGCCTGACAGCGAGAACAGATCGGACGGATAGCTCAAGGCGTCCCCCCGCGAGGCATTCGATCTCAGCGCGCGACACATCCCCCTGCGAGCGTGCGCGAAGTTCGACAGTAGCTCGGCGTGTCTGCCGCGGACACGCACGCTCGCGGGGCTGGGGGTCAGTTGAAGGCGAGCCAGGCCGGCTGGGCGCGCTCGCGGGAGTCGCACAGCACCGCCATGGTGTCGCACGATCCGCGGGGCGCGCCCGCACCCGCCCACATACCGCCGGTGTCGCGGCGCAACACGATCGCCGACGATCCGCCGCCGTCGAGCAATATCGCTGTGTCGCTACCCAATCCGCGGAACAGGTCCTGGATCTGGTCGGGTGTGTAGCTGCCGCCCTGGAACACGTACATCTCGTCGCGGTCCTTGACGTAGGCCAGTGCGGTGCGTGCCGCGCTCGGGCCCGGATCGTTGAGCTGCCCGGCGTCACCCGGCGCGAGCAGCCCGATGCCGGCCACGGCGACGAAGCGCGTGCCCTGGTCGATCAACTGCGTCACCACCGGCGTCGCGGCGTCGTAGTCGTCGTCGCTGCGGGGTGGGACGACGAACGGCGTTCCTTGCACCGGCAGCACCATCGTCGACAGCGCCATCCAGTTCTCGTTGCCGCCGGAGAGCCCCTGCTTCCCGGCGTAGGCCAGCGTCCCGGTGACTTTCGCGTTGGTACGGCCCAGGTTTCGGGTGTTGTCGACGTAGGCGCCCAGCGGGGAGCTGCACCCGGTCGTCTTCCACGAGCCGCCCTGCTGACCCCGCACGTCGAAGAAGTTCGCGTTGATCGCGATCGTCGGCTGGCCGAGCGCCTGCCACGCCTGGATCGGGGTGTAGATCTCGGCGGACTGCCACAGGCCTTCGCCAGTGCGGGCGCGCGGATCCTGTTCGCAGCGGGCCTGATATCCGGTGTGGGAATCGGCGAGCAGGCGCGGCGCGAGACGCTGCGATGCGTTCTTGATGATCATCAGCCGGCCGCCGTTGTTCATCTCGTACCAGTTGCCCGCGGCGTCGAGCATCGGCGCGGCGAACCCGCTGCCGAAGTTGTAGACCAAATACGAGCCGCGGGTGTTGGCGATCGCGCCGGCGAGCAACTCCCGGGCGTTTGCGGCGCGGGCCGGAGGTGCCACCGCCACCGCGGCGAGCATCGCGCACAGGGTCACGACCGCGAGTTTGGCGACGAGCGCGGTGCCGGTCCGCATCGGGAGACGCCGGAAGTTTGCGGTCGGAGTCGTCACCGGCGGCTCCTATCGGAAAAACGGATCAGTCCAGATCACAATAATCCCAGCAGAACCACTGTCAACTTTCGTCACAGCAGCATCACAGGTTGGTCGCGACAGGGTCGCTGCGGCCTTTGCTGTCCGGGATCAGGCCGGTGGTGTCAGCCGGTAGATCGCGTCGGCGGCGTCGTCGGTGATGTAGACGGAGCCGTCCGGCCCGGTCGTCGCGGCCACCGGGCGGCCCCAGCGCGAACCGTCGTCGGCCTGGAATCCGCCGACCAGCGTCTGCTGGTCACCGAGGCCGCCGTCGCGCCACGGGTAGAACGACACCTCGGGCGCCCGGGGCGGCTGCCGGTTCCACGACCCGTGCACGCCGACGAGGGCGCCGCTGGCGTACGGCTCGGGCAGAACCCCGTCGGTGAAGCTCAGGCCGAGCGGGGCCGAGTGCGCGCCCATGCTCTGCTCGACGGGAGGTAGCGCCGCACAGTCGAGTAGTTCGCCGTCGGGGTTGGTCTGTACGTCGCGGACGAACGGCAGGTCCGCCGGTCCACCGACGTTGTTGCAGTACGGCCAGCCGAGTTCGCGGCCCGGCGAGAGCCTGGCGATCTGCTCGGGCGGATTGTCGTCGACGTAGTCCGGCAGCACTTCGCCATAGGACGGCCCGGGATCGGGAAACGCGATGTTGTCACGGCCGTTGTTGGCGATCCAGACCGCACCGTCGGGTGCGACGGCCAGTCCGGTGCCGTTGCGGACGCCGGTGGCGAACGGTTCGGCGGGCCCGCCGCCGGGTGGCACCCGCATGATCGTCGCGCGCGGCGGGGTCGCGTCCCGGTCGTCTGCGGAAATGTTTCCCGTGGAACCAATCGAGAAGTACACCGCGCCGTCGGGGCCGACCGCCACGCTCTTGAGCACGTGCGAGTACGCCCCCCGTAGGTCGGGGCTGCGGTCGTCGGGCAGGCCACCCGCGACCACGCGGGGGTTGGTGGCCGCGCCGCCGGCGTAGTCGTACCCGTCGACCTGATCGCTCTGTGCCACGTACAGCGTCGGCCCGCCGAACGCGAGGCCGTGGGGTTCGTCGAGGTCGTCGAGCAGCACCGACTCCTCGGGCGGACTGTCGCCGCGCGGCCGGAACGACAGCACCTGGCCGGTGCTCGGCACCGACACAAGCAGCGCGCCGTCGGGTGCCCACGCCATCAGCCGGGGACGCGAGGTGCGCGCCCATACCGACAGCGTCCACCCCTCGGGGACCACAGCTTGGCGAGGCTCGTCGAACGGCGAGTCCCCGAGATCGGGTGCGACTTCGACGGTGACCGTCTGCGTGCCGGCGACAGGCTGCGTCGTCGACGTGGAGCTGGAAGACGGTGCCGCGGTCGGGGTCGGGGTCGACGATGGTGACGGCTGCTCGCCGGAGCAGCCGGCAAGCAGCGCGCACCCCAGGACCAGGACGCCGATTCTGTTATGCCGCACCGATTCCCGCATGCATCTCCCAGACCAGGATCTCGGCCGGGGTGGTCGCGGTGATGCGCTGCCCCCCGGTAGCGGTGAAGCGCACCGCGTCGCCTTCCTGCAGCGCGCCGGCGCCTTCCAGCGTGACCGCGCCCCGAGGCACGAACAGGTGGAGGTAGGGCGCGTCCGGAAGGTGCACACTCTGGCCCGGTTCCAGGCGCGCACCGTGCAGCGCGGCGTACCGGTTGCGAATGGTGATCGCGGCCTCGTTGCTGTGCTCGGGCATGCCACTCGCGATGGTGACCAGGTTGCCGCGCAGCAGTTCGTCGTCGATCTCCAACTGCTGGTAGCCCGGTTGGATGCCCGACTCATCGGGCACCACCCACATCTGGACGAAATGCACCGGTTCGCTGTGGGATTGCTGACCGGTCAGCGTCCAGGAGTCGTTCTTCTCCGAGTGCAGGATGCCTCGGCCGGCCGACATCCGTTGTGCCAGGCCGGGATAGATGACTCCGGAGTGCCCGGTGGAGTCCTGGTGGACGAGGGAGCCGCGAAGCACCCAGGTGACGATCTCCATGTCGCGGTGCGGGTGGGTGTCAAACCCCGCACCGGGGGTGACGATGTCGTCGTTGTTGACCAGGAGCAGCCCGTGGTGGGTGTTGTCGGGGTCGTAGTGGCTGCCGAACGAGAAGGAGTGCTTCGAGTCGAGCCACTCGATCGCTGTCTTCGCGCGCTCGTCGGCACGCCGGACGTCGATGACGCTCGTGCTGCGGGTCATGGGCGATCTCCTTCGGAGTCCTCGTCAGCCTAGGTGGCCGACATGCCCTCGACAACATAGATGATGCATCATGTATTCCACGGTTAGGCTGAGGAGATGGAGTGGCTGAGCGACGAGCAGCAGCGGATCTGGCGTGACTACCTGGCCATGGTCAGCAAGCTGCACACCGCGATGCACCGCCAACTGCAACAGGACTGCGAGCTGTCCCTGTCGGACTACGACGTGCTCGTCGCGCTGTCGGAGCGCGGGCCGATGCGCATCAACGAGCTCGGCGAGCTGATCGGCTGGGAGCAGAGCCGGCTGTCGCACCAGCTGCGCCGCATGCGCGGCCGGGGACTCGTGGCGCGCGAGGGCGACGGCGACGACCGCCGCGGCGCCACCGTCGCATTGACCGATGCCGGTCTGGCCGCGGTGCAGACCGCCGCGCCGGGTCACGTCGACCTGGTCAGGACCGTGGTGTTCGACGGGTTGAGCAAAGCCGAGGAGCGCGCGTTCGGCGCGACGATCGCCGCGGTGCTCGAACGGCTGAACGCCCGCTCGGCCGGGTGACCTCAGAGCGTCTCGGGCAGACCGAACTTGCGGAACAGCGACACGTCCATGAACGCGACGACGTGTGCGATGCCTCGGGTGCGCAGGTCGAGGACGTGCAGCTGGAACGCCTCGTGCACGTTGGTCTCCGGGTTGCGCATGTACAGCGCGGCCACCGGCTGACCGTTGGCTGTGGTCCTCAGGAACCGCATATCGCCCGCGCCCGCGGCGGGGCAGTGGTACTTCGACAGCGCGATGATGTCGGCCGGACCCGAATACCAGCCGTCGAACGGCGGCATCTCCCACACCGCATCGGCGGTGAACAGCTCGACCAGCCTGTCCATGTCGTAGTCCTCGAACGCGGCGATGTACTTCGCGAGCGCCTCTGCCGCCTCCGGGGATTCCGGTGAAACCGGCTGATCGTCGCGCGAGGGTGCGACCTCGTCGAGCTGCGCCCGGGCGCGCTGCAACAGGCTGTTGACCGCGGCGGTCGACGCCCCGATCACCTCACCGACCTCGGCCGCCTTCCATTGCAGGACTTCGCGCAGCACCAGAACCGCCCGCTGACGTGGGGACAGGTGCTGCAGTGCCGCGATGAGCGCCAGCCGCACCGACTCCCGGGACTCCGCGATCACCGACGGGTCGGCCGGATCCTCATGCGGGTCGTCGGGGATCGGCTCGAGCCAGGCGATCTCGTGGCGCTCGGTCAGGTCGGCGTAGGGATCCGCCGACGGCCCGCCGAGGCCCGACGGCAGCGGCCGGCGCTTGCGCCCGTCGAGCGCGGTCAGGCAGGTGTTGGTCGCGATCCGGTACAGCCACGTCCGCACCGAGGATTTGCCTTCGAACCTGTCGTAGGACTTCCAGGCCCGCAGATACGTCTCCTGGACCAGGTCCTCCGCGTCGTGGAGCGAGCCGGTCATGCGGTAACAGTGCGCCAGCAGTTCGCGCCGGTACTTCTGTGCATCGGCGAGAAACGCGTCCTTCGCACCGCCCTCGTCGAGAGCCAAGACGGTCACGAAAAGCAGCTTACGCATCGGGTGTGACAACTTCAGCTGTCCGCGGACCGCGGTCGTCCAGCTGGGCCCGATAGTCTCCCTGGCATGCCCGTGACCCACTCCGAACGCAGTTTCGACGGCCTCGGCGGCGTCCGGATCGTGTACGACGTCTGGACGCCCGAGTCGGATTCGCGCGGCGTGGTGGTTCTCGCGCACGGCTACGCCGAACACGCCCGGCGCTACGACCACGTCGCGGCGCGCTTCGCCGAATCCGGCCTGATCACCTACGCGCTCGACCACCGCGGTCACGGACGTTCCGGCGGAAAACGCGTCTATCTGCGCGACATCACCGAGTACACCGGCGACTTCCACACCCTGGTCGGCATCGCGCGGAACGCTCACCCCCACCTGAAATTGATCGTGCTGGGACACAGCATGGGGGGCGGCGTCGTGTTCACCTACGGGGTCGAGCACCCCGACGACTACGACGCGATGGTGCTGTCCGGACCGGCGGTCAACGCCCACGACTCGGTGCCCGCGGTCAAGCTGGTGATGGCCAAGGTGCTCGGCCGGATCGCCCCCGGTCTGCCGGTCGAGAACCTGCCCGCCGACGCGGTGTCACGCGACCCGCAGGTGGTGTCGGACTACGAGAACGACCCGCTGGTCCACCACGGCAAGTTGCCCGCCGGCGTCGGGCGCGCGCTGATCGCGGTGGGGGAGACCATGCCGGCGCGCGCCGCGGCGATCACCGCGCCCCTGCTGGTGGTGCACGGCGACAAGGACCGGCTGATTCCGGTCGCGGGAAGCAGGCAGCTGATGGAGTGCATCGGCTCGCCTGATGCGCACCTGAAGGTGTATCCCGGCCTCTACCACGAGGTGTTCAACGAACCCGAGAAGGAACTGGTGCTCGACGACGTGACCTCCTGGATCGAGTCGAAACTGTGAAAAGGCTTGCCGTCGTAGTGTTTTCGGTACTGCTGTTGGTGGTCGGCTGCGGCCGGGGGGAGGATTCCGCCGAGCAGTCGGGCTGGACCGACGAGGAGGTGACGTTCGAGGCCGACGGCCTCACGTTGCACGGCACCTACCGGCACCGCACCGAGGGAGAGCCCGCTCCGGCGGCCCTGCTGCTCTCCGAGAGCGGCGGCACCGATCGCAACGGTGACAACGTCGTCGCGGGCCCGATCGGCAACATGCGCCAGCTCGCCGAGTTGCTGTCCGACCGCGGGGTGGCGAGCCTGCGCTACGACAAGGTGGGCACCGGACGCACCGGGCTGGGGCCGTTCCAGGACAGGCCCACCGAGGTTGTCAGCGCCGTCTACACCTCGGGCGCGAAGGCCGCGGTGCGGTTCCTGGCGGATCGTCCGGCGACCGACCCCGAGCGGATCTCGGTCTACGCACTCGGCGAGGGCACCGTCCACGCGCTGGCGCTGGCCGGCGACACGTTGCCGGACGCCCCGAAGGTGCACTCGCTCGGCCTCTTTCAACCGCTGCCGGGGCGCTATCTGGACATCATCACCAACCGGGTGACGGCCGACGGAACGCCGGAGACGATCGCGACCTGGCGTGCCGCGGTCGAGGAGATCCGCACCAAGGGCACGGTCCCGGACACACTTCCCGACGGCCTGAACTCCATCGTCAACCCCGGCAACATCGCCGCCGTCATCGCGGCCGACGAGGTCGACCCGGTCGCGTTGGCCGCCGCGGTCCCCGCCGGGACCCCCGTCCTGCTGACCTGTTCGGATTCCGACAGTCAGGCCCGGTGCGACGCCGTGAAGCCGCTCGTCGACGCGCTGGCGCACACCGATCTGACCGTCGTGGAGCTCAAGGGTGTCAATCATGTGCTGCGCGACGACCCGACCGACAACATCGCCAACTACGCCAAGCAGGACCCGCTGTCGGAGCAGTTGGTGACGGCGCTCGACGAATTCGCCGGCAAGTGAGCCTGTGGATGAAATCGGCTGTGGGGATAACGGATACTGGTCGACGATGCCACGTCAGACCCGGCCCCTAACGTCGCCGTCATGAGTACCGACGAGAAGATGCTCGGCCGCATCGCGGCGCTTCTGCGCCAGGCCGAAGGCACCGACAACGCCCACGAAGCAGAGGCCTTCATGGCCGCCGCCCAACGGCTGGCCACCGCGACGTCGATCGACCTGGCGGTCGCGCGCAGCCACGGGGACAAGCGCACCGGGGCCCAGACGCCGGTGCAGCGCACCATCACCATCGGCGAACCGGGCGCGCGGGGCCTGCGCACGTATGTGCAGTTGTTCGTGGTCATCGCCGCCGCCAACGACGTCAAGTGTGATGTCGCGTCCAACTCGACGTTCGTCTATGCCTACGGCTTCGACGAGGACATCGACGCCAGTCATACGCTCTACACCAGCCTCGTCATGCAGATGGTGCGGGCGTCCACCGAGTACATCTCCTCCGGTGCGCACAAGCCGACGCCGACGATCACCGCGCGCCTGAACTTCCAGCTGGCCTTCGGCGCCCGCGTCGGCCAGCGACTGGCCGAGGCCCGCGAGCAGGCGCAGCAGGAGGCCAAGAGCGGACCGTCGGCCATCCCTGGAACAGCGATCGCGTTGCGCAACAAGGACCTTGAGCTCAAGGACTATTACCGCAAGGCGTCGAAAGCGCGTGGGACGTGGCGCGCCACCAGCGCCACGGCAGGCTATTCGTCGGATGCGCGCCGGGCCGGCGACCGAGCGGGACGACGGGCCCGGCTGGGCGGGGACACCGAGCTCACCGGCGCGAGGTCTGCACTGGAGCGATGACCCGGGACGCGCAGCGCGCAAAGGTCTATGCCGCAGAGGGATTCGTGCGCACCATGTTCGACCGAGCGGCCGAACGCGGTGATCCGGTGGCGGATTTCTTCGGCACCCACCTGACCCTGCCGCCCGAGGCCCGCTTCGCCTCGGCGGAATCCGTCCAGACCTATGTCGACGACGTGCTCGCGCATCCGGCGGTCCGGGAGCGCTGGCCGGCAGCCGGTGCGGTGCGGGTGCGGGCACGCCGGGGCGCATCCGCCGCGCACTACGAATCGGCCGGCGGGGAGGCGACGATCGCAGTCCCGCACGGGCGCGACACGTGGGCGCTGCGGGAGTTGGTGGTGCTGCACGAGCTCGCACATCACCTGTGCCCCAGCGATCCCCCGCACGGACCGGAGTTCGTCGCCACGCACTGTGAGCTCGCCGGCGCCGTGATGGGTCCCGAGGTGGCCCACGTGTTGCGGGTGGTCTACGCGAAGGAGGGCGTGCGGTGAGCCGGGGCGTACCGTCACCATCGTGACCACCTCCGAATGGGCCTCTCTCGACAACCTGTTCACCTCCGTGCTGCACAGCGAGGACGACGTGTTGCGCGCGGCCCGTGAGTCTGCCGACGCCGCGGGTATGCCG is drawn from Mycolicibacterium gilvum and contains these coding sequences:
- a CDS encoding PQQ-dependent sugar dehydrogenase — protein: MRESVRHNRIGVLVLGCALLAGCSGEQPSPSSTPTPTAAPSSSSTSTTQPVAGTQTVTVEVAPDLGDSPFDEPRQAVVPEGWTLSVWARTSRPRLMAWAPDGALLVSVPSTGQVLSFRPRGDSPPEESVLLDDLDEPHGLAFGGPTLYVAQSDQVDGYDYAGGAATNPRVVAGGLPDDRSPDLRGAYSHVLKSVAVGPDGAVYFSIGSTGNISADDRDATPPRATIMRVPPGGGPAEPFATGVRNGTGLAVAPDGAVWIANNGRDNIAFPDPGPSYGEVLPDYVDDNPPEQIARLSPGRELGWPYCNNVGGPADLPFVRDVQTNPDGELLDCAALPPVEQSMGAHSAPLGLSFTDGVLPEPYASGALVGVHGSWNRQPPRAPEVSFYPWRDGGLGDQQTLVGGFQADDGSRWGRPVAATTGPDGSVYITDDAADAIYRLTPPA
- a CDS encoding MarR family winged helix-turn-helix transcriptional regulator, with protein sequence MEWLSDEQQRIWRDYLAMVSKLHTAMHRQLQQDCELSLSDYDVLVALSERGPMRINELGELIGWEQSRLSHQLRRMRGRGLVAREGDGDDRRGATVALTDAGLAAVQTAAPGHVDLVRTVVFDGLSKAEERAFGATIAAVLERLNARSAG
- a CDS encoding pirin family protein; this encodes MTRSTSVIDVRRADERAKTAIEWLDSKHSFSFGSHYDPDNTHHGLLLVNNDDIVTPGAGFDTHPHRDMEIVTWVLRGSLVHQDSTGHSGVIYPGLAQRMSAGRGILHSEKNDSWTLTGQQSHSEPVHFVQMWVVPDESGIQPGYQQLEIDDELLRGNLVTIASGMPEHSNEAAITIRNRYAALHGARLEPGQSVHLPDAPYLHLFVPRGAVTLEGAGALQEGDAVRFTATGGQRITATTPAEILVWEMHAGIGAA
- a CDS encoding sigma-70 family RNA polymerase sigma factor, with the protein product MRKLLFVTVLALDEGGAKDAFLADAQKYRRELLAHCYRMTGSLHDAEDLVQETYLRAWKSYDRFEGKSSVRTWLYRIATNTCLTALDGRKRRPLPSGLGGPSADPYADLTERHEIAWLEPIPDDPHEDPADPSVIAESRESVRLALIAALQHLSPRQRAVLVLREVLQWKAAEVGEVIGASTAAVNSLLQRARAQLDEVAPSRDDQPVSPESPEAAEALAKYIAAFEDYDMDRLVELFTADAVWEMPPFDGWYSGPADIIALSKYHCPAAGAGDMRFLRTTANGQPVAALYMRNPETNVHEAFQLHVLDLRTRGIAHVVAFMDVSLFRKFGLPETL
- a CDS encoding DUF2786 domain-containing protein codes for the protein MSTDEKMLGRIAALLRQAEGTDNAHEAEAFMAAAQRLATATSIDLAVARSHGDKRTGAQTPVQRTITIGEPGARGLRTYVQLFVVIAAANDVKCDVASNSTFVYAYGFDEDIDASHTLYTSLVMQMVRASTEYISSGAHKPTPTITARLNFQLAFGARVGQRLAEAREQAQQEAKSGPSAIPGTAIALRNKDLELKDYYRKASKARGTWRATSATAGYSSDARRAGDRAGRRARLGGDTELTGARSALER
- a CDS encoding alpha/beta hydrolase, giving the protein MPVTHSERSFDGLGGVRIVYDVWTPESDSRGVVVLAHGYAEHARRYDHVAARFAESGLITYALDHRGHGRSGGKRVYLRDITEYTGDFHTLVGIARNAHPHLKLIVLGHSMGGGVVFTYGVEHPDDYDAMVLSGPAVNAHDSVPAVKLVMAKVLGRIAPGLPVENLPADAVSRDPQVVSDYENDPLVHHGKLPAGVGRALIAVGETMPARAAAITAPLLVVHGDKDRLIPVAGSRQLMECIGSPDAHLKVYPGLYHEVFNEPEKELVLDDVTSWIESKL